The sequence TTTTGTGGGGGGGGGGGGGGGGGGGGGGCCCCTCGCTTCCGCGACGACCCTATCCGCCGTCGCGCCCCAGCGCCACGACGATCGCGAACTCCTCCGCCGTGACCGGCTGGACGGAGAGGCGGCTCTTGTTGTTGACGGGCATCTTCTCCAGGCCTGGTGTGGAGGCGAGGACGCCGAGCGGCACCAGGGCCGGGAACCTCTCCTGGAAGGCGATGTCGACCATGAACCAGCGCGGGTCTTCGTCGCTCGCCTTGGGGTCGAAGTAGTCGCTCTTGGGGTCGCGGGCGGTGGGGTCCGGGTAGCCCTCGCGCACGACGGTGGCCAGGCCCGCCACGCCCGGCGGGTCGGCGTTGCTGTGGTAGAAGAGCACGCCGTCGCCGGGCTTCATGTCGTCGCGCATGAAGTTG is a genomic window of Longimicrobiaceae bacterium containing:
- a CDS encoding EVE domain-containing protein, which translates into the protein MKSEPGAYSIDDLRRDGQTFWNGVRNYQARNFMRDDMKPGDGVLFYHSNADPPGVAGLATVVREGYPDPTARDPKSDYFDPKASDEDPRWFMVDIAFQERFPALVPLGVLASTPGLEKMPVNNKSRLSVQPVTAEEFAIVVALGRDGG